GATTACTAAATTCCTGGTCGTTGTATCGCATTCAAATTTAAAACACGAACCGCATCTTCTGTTTTAGCACTCCTGATTTGATCCATAGCGATTACTAAAGTTCTAAATTCTTTTGCACAGGATAAATTTTCAAGTACTACAGTATTTATATTTAAGCTAGTCATAACTTTACTTCCTGGATTTAAAACCTCATTGATGAGGCTAATTAGGTGTCTATTTTTAGCACTAGATCTTAGAATAGAAATATTCATATCTCTTACTTCATCCAAACCATTAGCCACAACAAGAGCGTAGTACTTAGAAACTAATATTTTTTTATACTTTTCAATTCCCCTGGCTCTAAGAATTACCTCACCTTTTAGTGCGCCAAATTGTTCTTTTATAGTCGTATCCATTTTTTTTCTTTTTAGAACTATAAAGCTATATTATACTTGAAAAAGCAATTACTCCTAATACTTTTTTTTTGAATCTAATCGCTCTTTATTTTGAGTCGTCCTAAAATAGGTTGACAGTTTTTAAATAATTAATATTAAACCAGAGAAGCTAGCTTCTCTGGTTTTTTGTTATGTACAAAGTTAGGTGTTTTATATTTTAGACTCAAGTGTGGTCTTTTGTTGTTATACGTTTTTATTGATTCTGCTATAAGCTTTTTCAACTCTTTGCCAGTGTTACATTTATAGATTAGGAATTCCCCTTTCAATATGCCGTTGATTCGTTCTGCCAATGCATTTTGGTAGCAATCATAACCATCTGTCATTGACGGAGTCATATTGCTTAGCCTTAGTTCTTTTTGGTATATGCCGGAGCAATACTGCAATCCTCTATCGGAATGATGAATTAGATCTTTACTTGTCAATCTATTGTTTTTAGCCATTCTTACTGCTTTTACCACATTTTCGGCACTCATATCATCACTAAGGTGATATCCCATTATTTTTCTACTATAGGCATCGGTTACCAAGGATAGATAATGTGTCCGCTCTCTACTTTTGATATATGTAATGTCACTGACGAAGAACTCTTCTGGTCTGGAAACTTTGATTTCTTTCATCAGATTAGGATGTTTTCTAAGCCAATGTTTAGAGTTTGTTGTCTTGGTGTAATTCTTCCTTGGCCTTATCAGCATCGATTCCGAGCGCAAATATCCAAACAGGGCATCTCTTCCTATTTTTAAATTGTGCTTTGCGAATTCTTCCTTTAACAGGTAATACAGCTTTCGTGTACCGAGCCGGGGCATATCCTTGCGAACACCTTCAACCAAGTTCTTTACTTTTATAAACTCCTGTTCTCTTTTTATAATCCGTTTTTCTGCTTGATAGACCGCTTGTCTACTTACCCCAAACAATCGACAACAACGAGATAAACTTAATCGTTGTTCTTG
This genomic stretch from Cellulophaga algicola DSM 14237 harbors:
- a CDS encoding IS3 family transposase (programmed frameshift), translating into MKHSIITVDKRTQRDYNLGFKLSVVHQVEKGEMTYKQAQKAYGIQGRSTVLVWLRKHGTLDWTKPIRHQMPKSKETPAQKIKRLERELSDEKLRNKILNTMIDISDKQYGTAIRKKPFAQSIQRIRQEQRLSLSRCCRLFGVSRQAVYQAEKRIIKREQEFIKVKNLVEGVRKDMPRLGTRKLYYLLKEEFAKHNLKIGRDALFGYLRSESMLIRPRKNYTKTTNSKHWLRKHPNLMKEIKVSRPEEFFVSDITYIKSRERTHYLSLVTDAYSRKIMGYHLSDDMSAENVVKAVRMAKNNRLTSKDLIHHSDRGLQYCSGIYQKELRLSNMTPSMTDGYDCYQNALAERINGILKGEFLIYKCNTGKELKKLIAESIKTYNNKRPHLSLKYKTPNFVHNKKPEKLASLV